DNA from Microbacterium sulfonylureivorans:
TCGTGATGATCGTGATCTGCGTCTTCCCGCTGCTGTACGCGCTCTCGGCGTCGTTCAATCCCGCGGGGACGCTGACCGGTTCGTACGAGCTGTTCCGCCAGCTCTCGCCGGAGAACTACGCCGAGCTGCGTGCGAGCCCGTTCGGACTGTGGATGCGCAACTCGCTGCTCGTGTCGTCGGTGACCGCGGCCGGCACCGTCCTCATGGGGGCAGCCGCGGCCTACGCCTTCTCGCGCTTCCGCTTCAGCGGGCGCCGGGCCGGTCTGACGACACTGCTGCTGCTGCAGATGTTCCCGCAGATGCTCGCATTCGTGGCGATCTTCCTGGTGCTGCTGGCCATCACCGATGTGTTCCCGGCACTCGGACTCAACTCCCACCTCGGATTGGTCTGCGTCTACCTCGGCGGCGCGCTGGGAGTGAACACCTTCTTGATGTACGGGTACTTCAACACCATCCCACGCGAACTCGACGAAGCAGCCACGATCGACGGTGCGACGCACACGCAGATCTTCTTCCGCATCATCATGCGGCTCGTTGCTCCCATCCTGACCGTCGTCGGCCTGCTGTCGTTCATCGGCACCTACAGCGACTTCGTCATCGCGCGGGTCGTGCTGCAGCGCTCGGAGCAGTTCACGCTCGCGATCGGGCTGTACAACTGGGGCTCCGACGAGCGCAATGCCCCCTGGGGCGTGTTCGCGGCGGGCGCCGTCCTGGCCGCGATCCCGGTCGTCGTGCTGTTCCTCATCCTGCAGCGCTACGTCGTCTCGGGCCTCACTGCCGGCGCGACGAAAGGCTGATCAGGCCCAGCCGGTGTCGGCGTTCCTCGACCGGCGCATCGACAGCACGCTCTCACGCCAGGGCGCTGCGCGCCGTCCGTCGCGCGTGGGCGCTGAGGTCGTCGCCGCGCCGGTCGAGGAACGCGCGCAGGCGCGCGGCATCCACTCGCCCGATCTCGCGCAGCGCGACGCCGACGTTCGTCTGCACGAGATGCTCGGGGTCGTCCGCGAGGATCTCGCACAGCGCGAGCGGGTCGTCGAGGTCGCCGGCGCGGATGATCCAGAACGCCGCGGTGATCGCGGTGCGGCGATGCCACCGGTCGTCGGACCGCGCGAGCTCGAACAGCACGTCGCGCGGCTTGTCGAGCAGGTACCAGCCGACCACCCGGGGCGCCGAGCGGTCGATGTAGTCCCACGTGTCGATGCGGTCGAGCCGGCGCATCCACAGCTCGTACAGCGCTCGGCGGTCGACGCCCTTCGCGCGGGCTTGGAAGTCGAGGATCGACACTGCGACCATCCGCAACTCGTAGACGTCGGAGTCGAGCAGCAGGTCGACCTCGGGGAGCGGCATCCGCTCGTTCACCTTCGCGATGTCGAACACGGTGCCCATGCGCACGCCGATCACCTCGGTGGCGTCGTCGGTCATGCGCCCGAGGATCTTGACGCGCTGCTCATCGGATGCCTCGGCTTCGAGCGCCGCCCGCACCGACGCCGCCGTCAGCGGCTCAGCCAACCGCGAGACCCCGTGCCATCTCGAGCTCGCGGCCGTTCTGGCCGTCGATCGTGCCGCCGGTGGGGACGAACCCGAGTCGCGCGTACGCCGCCTGGGCACGCGCGTTGTCCTGGTGGACGTCGAGGAGGAGCTCGCGACAGCCCTGGTTCAGCGCCCACTCCGACGCCGCCGCGAACAGGTCGTCGAGGATGCCTCGGCCTCGGTGCGCCGGGCTCACGTACACGGCGACGGCGAGCGCCGTGCCCTCATCGCGGATGCGGCCGAAGTAGTCGGGGGCGTCGGGCTCGGGAATGAGGACGGTGACCGTGCCGACCCACGACGGGCCGACCTCGGCGATGAACTGGGCGGCCGAGCCCGAGAGCGCCGCGCCGATCGCCCTCGCGTCCCAGAAGTCCCGAGGGTGCGCCGCGGCGTCGTCGTGGGTCTCGAGGAACGCGATGCCCGCCGCAGGGTCGCGCAGCGCCTCGAGCCGGAGCGCGCGCAGCCGCTCGCCGTCGGTCGCGTGAACACGGCGGACCTGGGCGTCAGACACCGGACTCGGCGAGTTCGGCTCCGGCGTGCGCAAGCTCCGCCAGCGCGGCCTCGCTCGTCTCTGCGGCGACGCCCGCCACGAGGTCGGTGAGGATCCGCACGTGCCGCCCGTGCTCGATCGCGTCGAGGGCGGAAGCGCGAACGCAGTAGTCCGTCGCGATGCCGGCCACGTCGACGTCGACCACGCCGTGCTCGTCGAGCAGCTGCGAGACCGTCACGCCGTCATCGGTGGTTCCCTCGAACAGCGAGTAGGCGGGCTTGCCCTGCCCCTTCTTCACGTGATGGGTCACCGATCCCGTGTCGAGTCCCGGGTCGTACTCGGCGCCCTCCGTGCCGCTCACGCAGTGCACCGGCCAGGAGTCGACGAAGTCGGGCTCGGGATGGAAGTGACCGCCGTTATCGCCCTCGGCGTCGTGCCAGTCCCGGGATGCCACGATCACGGCGTACTCGCCCGCATGCGCCTCCAAATGCCGGGTGATGCGCTGCGCGACGGCGTCTCCGCCGTCCACGGCGAGCGCTCCGCCCTCGGTGAAGTCGTTCTGGACGTCGACGATGAACAGTGCCTTGCTCATGGTTCGAGGGTACGCCGGTACTCCTCCCGGGTCAGCGGGTGCCCGTCGCCGTCGACCAGCTCCGGATCGGTGTCGGCGGGCAGCGCGACTTCGGCGGACGCTTCCACCGCGGACTGGGGCATCCGCTCCACCGTCTCGGGTCCGCTGCGCCACAGCTTCGACGGCCACCAGATCGCCCGGCCGATGTCGTACGACAGCGCGGGCACCAGCAGCGAGCGGACGACGAAGGTGTCGAGCAGCACGCCGAATGCCACGATGAACGCGATCTGCGCGAGGAACAGGATCGGGATGACTCCGAGCGCGGCGAAGGTCGCCGCGAGGACCAGCCCGGCAGAGGTGATGACGCCTCCGGTCGCGACGAGCCCGCGCAGGATGCCCGGTCTCGTGCCGTGGACGAGGGACTCCTCGCGCACCCGCGACATCAGGAAGATGTTGTAGTCGACCCCGAGCGCCACGAGGAAGACGAACCCGTACAGGGGCACCGCCGGATCCGCGCCCGGGAAGCCGAGCACCTCGTTGAACACCAGGGCGCTCACGCCGAGCGCGGTCGCGAACGACAGGATCACCGTCGCGATGAGCAGCACCGGCGCGAGGATCGACCGCAGCAGCAGCATCAGGATCAGGAGGATCACCGCGAGGATCACCGGGATGATCACCGTCCGGTCGCGGATCGACGTGTCGTTCGAGTCGATGTCGGTGGCCGTCTCGCCGCCGACGATCGCGGTGCCCGCACCGAGCGCGTCGTCGAGGTCGGTGCGGAGTTCGCGCACGGTGTCCTCGGCCGCGACGGAGTCGGCCGCGTCGGTCAGCGTGCCGATCACGAGCACATCACCCTCGGAGACGGTCGGTTCAGGCGCTTCCGTCCCCGGAGGGCCGACCGCGGTCAGCACCGCCTCGCCGTCCTCGACCTCGACGGCGGCCTGACCGGTCGGCGAGTCGTCGGATGCCACGGCCACCGACTCGATGCCGGCGGAGGCGTCGAGCACGTCGACGGTCTCGGCGAGATCCTCCTCGGGCACGATCACGTAGACCGGGCTGCCCGACCCGGCCGGGAAGTGCTCGGCGAGCACGTCCTGACCGTCACGCGCCTCGGATGCCCCGAGCACGAGGTCGCTCGACGGCACCCCGTCGGCCTTGAGCTGGGTGATGCCGAACGCACCGACGAGCAGGACGACGGTGCAGACGACCCACACCGCACGGGCGTGCCGCGCGACGAACCGCGCCTGACGCGGCCAGAGGCCCTTCACCGGCTGCGTGAGGTCGTCGGGGATGGACGCGATCGGCTGCTTCGGGATGAACGGCCAGAACGCGGCGCGGCCGATCAGCGCGAGCAGCGCCGGCAGGAACGTCAGTGCGGACAGCACCGAGAACACGATGCCGATCGAGGCGATGGGTCCGAGGGCGCGGTTGGTCGCGAGGTCCGACAGGAGCAGGCACAGGAGACCGGCGATGACCGTGCCGCCGGAGGCGAGGATCGGCTCGAACGACCCGCGCCACGCCCGGGTCGTGGCATCCCATCGTCTCGCGCCTTCGGCGACCGCCTCGCGGAACCGCGCCACGTAGAGCAGGGCGTAGTCGGTGGCCGCACCGATCACGAGGATGAAGAGGATGCCCTGCACCTGGCCGTTGAGCACCACGATGTCGGCCTTGGCGAGCCACCAGACGGTGAGGAGCGCGACGCACAGCGCGAACACCGACGTCAGCAGGACGAGGATCGGCAGGATCGGCGATCGGTAGACGATCACGAGGATCACGAACACGGCGATGAGGGCGACCGCGAGGAGCAGGCCGTCGATGCCGAGGAAGCCCTCCACGAGGTCGGCGGTGAACCCGGCGGGCCCGGTCACCCACCCCTCCATCCCGTCGGGAAGATCGTCGGAGACGAGCGTGCGGATCTCCTCGACCACGTCGCCGACCTCTCCCGAGGCGTCGATCGGCACGAAGATCTGGGCGGCTTCGCCGTCGTCGGAGACGATCGGCGGCGAGACCCCCTCGAGGACGCCGTCGACCGCGGCGATGTCGTCGGCGAGCGTCTGCACGTCGGCGAGCTGCTCCTCCGTCAGCTCACCCTCGCCGGTGACGACGACGACCGCGGGGATGCTGTCGTCGCCGAGGAAGTCGGGCAGGCGCTGGTTGACCTGGGTCGCATCCGCGCTCTCCGGCAGGAACGAAGACCGGTCGTTGGACGAGACCTCGTCGACCTTGCCGAAGTAGGGTCCGCCGATCGACCCCACCACGAGCCAGACGAGGACGAGAAGGGCCGGGATGCCGATCCGCAGCCAACGGGTGGGCTCACGATGCGGGTGAAGGGAGGTCGCCATATCGCTAGTTTATCTAGCGAAATAGTCTTTTCGCACCATTTGTAGGCTGAGATCGATGTTCTCCGCTTCTCTCGCACTCCTCGGGGCCCTCGTCTACGGCGCCGCCGACTTCTTCGGCGGCCTCGCCGCCAGGCGTCTGCGGTCGATCGTGGTCACCGCGGTCTCGGCGCTGTCGGGGCTCCTGGCCCTCGCCGTCGCGCAGCCCCTGCTCGGCGGGATGTGGTCGGCGTCGGACGTCGCGTGGGGCGTTCTGGCCGGCGGCTTCGGGGTCATCGCGGTGGCGCTGCTGTACGCGTGCCTGGCGATCGGCCCGATGAGCATCCTCTCGCCGCTCACCGCCGTCGTCTCCGCGATCGCCCCCATGCTCTGGGGGCTGCTGGTCGCCGGCGAGACGCTCTCGCCCGTGGCCTACGCCGGACTCGGCGTGGCGCTCGTCGCGGTGGTCCTCGTCGGCTTCATCCCCGGCGAGACGGTCGTGCGTCCGACCACTCGAGGACTCCTGATGGCCGTCGGAGCAGGCCTCGCGATCGGCGGATTCCTCATCGTCGTCGACCAGACCTCATCGGACAGCGGTCTCGTCCCGCTCGTCATGAGCAGGGCGACGACGGTCGCCGTCACTTTCGTCATCGTCGCCCTGCTCGCCATCCTCGCGGTACGTCGCGGGCAGGGCGCGGCATCCGTCCTCACCCCTTCCGGAGCGACGATCGGGGCGACGCCGACCGGTCATGCCGACCTCGAGCACGCCTCGGCCACCGCGGCGACGGAGGGCGTCCCGTCGCTCGCGCGGGCGTGGTGGCTCGCGGCAGTGTGCGGGGTGGTGGATGCCGCGGCCAATGCGCTGATGCTGGTCGCACTGCGAGAGGGCGACCTCTCCATCGTCTCGGCCCTGACCGCGCTCTACCCCGCGGGCACGATCCTGCTCGCGGCGATCGTGCTGCGCGAACGGGTCGCCGTCGTCCAATGGGTCGGACTCGCCCTCGCACTCGTCGCCGGCGGGATGCTGGCCCTCGGCTGAGCGCGCGTCGACGCCGCGGCGGCGGTCAGCCGCGCAGGAAGAGGAGCACCAGCGATGCGACGAGGGCGACGACCCCCACGCCGATCAGCCCGAGAGCGAGGAGGGCCACCGTTCGCACGGCCGGCGAGCCCTGCGTGAGCCGCATCCGTCCGCGCCCACCGCGCCGGTAGAAGATGTCCGCCATCTGCTTGCCCGCGAGCGCCCTCTCCTGCTCGTGCGAGAGGTGCGCCTCGTTGACGCCGCCGTCCTCGTCGAACCATCGCACGATCCGACCGTGCTCGGTGTCTTCGAGGACCCCGCGGGTGGGCAGCCAGGTGCCGTCGAACAGGTACATCAGGAGGGCGATTCCGGCGACGAGGGCTCCGAGACCGAACCCCACCCACGAGAAGATCTCGACGACGGCGTCGATCGTGGAGTCCATCGGGTCCTCATCGCGTGTCCGGGTACGAAAGAGGGCCGCTTTCGCGACCCTCGATTCCGGTTGAGCCACCTAAGGGAATCGAACCCTTGACCTATTCATTACGAGTGAATCGCTCTGCCGACTGAGCTAAGGTGGCGCGCTCAGCTTGCGCTGCGCACGATGAACGATCTTACAGGGTCCTGCGAGCGCTCGCGAACCGGCCGGGTGTCGACGTGTTACGAACCGATTCGGCCCCCCGCAGGGGCGAACGTAGCGTCGAAGAAGTACCGCGACGAAGCGAGCGCGGTCGAGCGATCGTGCTCGTGGTCGAACCCCGTCGCGGGCTTGACGCACACAGGAGCACCAGATGTCCAAGAAGTTCACGATCGCGGCCGCAGCGGCCCTCCCCCTCGCTCTCCTCCTCGCCGGATGCGCGGGCGCCGAAGCGGACTCCGGCAGCATCGACGAGTCCGGAGCGGGCGAGGTCGTGCGCATCGGCGTCGTGGGAGCCGGCGACCCCTACTGGGAGACCTACAAGGAAGCCGCAGCCGCGGAGGGCATCGAGGTCGAGCTGGTCGACTTCAGCGAGTACACGCAGCCCAACCCGGCGCTGTCGGCCGACGAGCTCGATCTCAACCAGTTCCAGCACGTGATCTACCTCGCCACCTACAACGTCGCGAGCTCCGACGACCTGCAGCCCATCGGCGCCACGGCGATCTACCCGCTCGGCCTGTACTCGACGCAGTACGGCTCCGTCGAGGACATTCCGGAGGGCTCCACCGTCGCCGTGCCGAACGATGAGAGCAATCAGGCCCGCGGCCTCCTCGTGCTGCAGTCGGCCGGGCTCATCGAGCTGAAGGACGGCGGCTCGATCTTCTCGACCGTCGCCGACGTCGAACCGTCGTCGAAGGTCAAGGTCGAGGCCCTCGACGCGGCCCTCACTGCGACGTCGCTGCCCGATGTCGCGGCCGCGATCATCAACAACGACTTCGTCGCCGACGCCGGACTGACCTTCGAAGACGCGATCGCCGTCGACGACCCGACCGACCCGAACGCGCTGCCGTACATCAACATCTTCGCCGCGCGCGCCGAGGATGCCGACAATCCGACCTACCTGAAGCTCGTCGAGATCTACCAGAACTCGCAGGACGTGCTCGACGGCGTCCAGGAGGCCTCCGGCGGCACCGCTGTCTTCGTCGACACCCCGGCCGCCGACCTCGCGGCGTCGCTCACCGACGTCGAGGACGACATCCGCGCCAATCAGTAACCACCGGCAGACAACGGCCGCGGCGTGTGCGGCCCGCTCGATCGAGCGGGCCGCACACGCACGTCTCCAGGAAGCAGCATGAGCCTCATCCGATTGAGCGGAGTCTCCAAGACCTTTCCGCCCCCCGCGAAGGACGTTCCCCCCGTCACCGCCGTCGACGACGTCGACCTCGAGATCGCGGCCGGCGAGGTGTGCGGCATCATCGGCTACTCCGGCGCCGGGAAGAGCACGGTGCTGCGTCTCGTCAACGCTCTCGAGACGCCCACCTCGGGTGTGGTCGAGATCGACGGACGCGACGTCACCGGCCTCCGCGAACGCGAGCTGCGCGAACTGCGCTCCGACATCGGCATGATCTTCCAGCAGTTCAACCTCTTCGAGTCGCGCACGGTGGCCAAGAACATCGCGTATCCGCTCGAGATCGCCGGCCGGTCGCGAGCCGAGATCGCATCGCGCGTCGATGAGCTGCTGCAGTTCGTCGGCCTCGCCGACAAGGCCCGCAGCTACCCGGAGCAGCTGTCGGGCGGCCAGAAGCAGCGGGTGGGCATCGCCCGCGCCCTCGCCACGAACCCGCGCATCCTTCTCGCCGACGAGGCCACGAGCGCGCTCGACCCCGACACGACGCAGGAGGTCCTCGGACTCCTCCAGCGCGTCAACCGCGAGCTCGGCATCACGATCCTCGTGATCACCCACGAGATGGACGTGATCCGCACCCTGGCGGACCGCGTCGTGGTGATGGAGGCCGGACGGATCATCGAGAGCGGTGCGGTCTTCGACGTGCTCTCGGCGCCGCAGCACGGATCCACGCGCCGGTTCGTCGCGAGCATCATCGAGGACGTCCCCGCCGGCGAGCAGCTGCGCACGCTCCGCGACCGTCACCCGGGCCGGATCGTCACGTTCACCGTCCGCGACGGCGACGTAACGCAGGCCGACGTGTTCGCCGCCCTGTCGGCGCACGGCGTTCGCTTCGAGCTCATCCACGGCGGCATCAACGACATCCGCGGCCGGGTGTTCGGCCACCTGACGCTGTCGCTCACCGGCGACGACGCAGCCGTCACGGCGGCGATCACCGCGGCCTCCGCGTTCGCCCCGCTCATCGAGGAGGACGTCCGTGGATAGGCTCATCGACCTCCTTCCCGAGCTGTGGGCGGCGACCGCCGAGACGCTGTACATGGTGACGTTCAGTCTCATCTTCGGCGGACTCGGCGGGCTCGTCCTCGGGGTGGCGCTGTACGCCACGCGTGCCGGGAGCCTGTTTCCGCAGCGGGCGGTGTTCGGCACGCTCAACGTCGTCGTGAACACGGTGCGGCCGATCCCATTCGTCATCCTCCTCACGGCGCTGCAGCCGCTCGCACGGAGCGTGGGAATCCCGGGCATCGGCACGAACTTCGGCGTGTTCGTCATCTCCATCGCCTCGCTCTTCGCGATCAGCCGAATCGTCGAGCAGAACCTGCTGACCGTGCGACCGGGCGTCATCGAAGCGGCGCGGGCCGCGGGCGCCAGCCGGTCGCGGATCCTGTTCCGGCTGATCCCGCGCGAATCGCTCGGCCCGCTCATCCTCGGCTACACGTTCATCGTGGTCGCACTCGTCGACATGACGGCCATGGCGGGCGCGGTGGCGGCAGGCGGACTCGGCGATTTCGCCATCGTCTACGGCTTCAAGCAGTTCAACCCGTGGGTGACCTGGTCGGCCGTGATCGTGATCATCATCATCGTGCAGGGCGTCCAGTTCCTCGGGAACGCCCTCGCCCGCCGCGTGCTGCGCCGCTAGCCGAGCGGATGCTGCGTCCCACCCGCACAACCGGGCGGAACGCGGCATCCGCTATTCGCAGCGGAGTCCGTCCTCCGGGACGGTGCCCTCGAGGAGATACGTCTCGACGGCCTCGTCGACGCACGCGTTGCCCTTGTTGTAGCCCGTGTGCCCTTCGCCGACGCGGGTGACGAGCACGCCCGACTCGAGCTGCTCCGCGAGCGACACCGACCACTCGTACGGGGTCGCGGGGTCGTTCGTCGTTCCGACGACCACGATCGGCGCGGCGCCTTCGGCCGCGATCGGTTCGCGGATGCCCGTCGCGGGGTACGGCCACACCTCGCACGGGTCGGGGCCGGCCCAGTACGGCGCGACGGTCGGAGCCTCCGCCGCGAGCAGCGCCTCGGCGGCGGCCACCTCTTCATCGGTGGCGTCAGCCGGGTAGTCCATGCAGTTGTATGCGCGGAAAGCCTCGGTCGAGTTGTCGAGGTACTCGCCGCCTTCGCGGTTGTAGTAGAAGTCCGCGAGCAGGAAGGCCGTCTCGGCATCGCCCGCGAGCGCGCCTTCGAGCGCCATCGACAGGTACGACCAGCTGTCCTCGGAGTACAGCGCCGCGACGATCGCCGTCATGAGGGCGTCGGCTCCGAGCATCCGCCCGTCCGCCGCGCGGATCGGGTCGCGGTCGACCGACGCCAGCAGCGTGCCGAGGTCGGCCATGGCGTCGTCCACGGAGCCGCGGAACGGGCAGTCGCTCCCGTCGAGGCAGGACGCCATATACGCCCGGAGCGCAGACTCGAAGCCCACCCCCTGCGTCGTGCCGACGTCGAGCCCGGGGATCGACGGATCGATCGCGCCGTCGAGCACGAGACGGCCGACGCGGTCGGGGAAGAGCTTCGCGTACGTCGCACCGAGGAAGGTGCCGTACGAGTAGCCGAGGTAGGACAGCTCGCGGTCGCCGAGGACGGCGCGGATGAGGTCCATGTCGCGAGCGGCGTTCTCGGTGGTGATGTACGGCAGGATGCCGTCGCTGTTCGCCTCGCACGCCTCGGCGAAGCCGGTGTTGCGAGCGTCGAG
Protein-coding regions in this window:
- a CDS encoding GNAT family N-acetyltransferase, with the translated sequence MSDAQVRRVHATDGERLRALRLEALRDPAAGIAFLETHDDAAAHPRDFWDARAIGAALSGSAAQFIAEVGPSWVGTVTVLIPEPDAPDYFGRIRDEGTALAVAVYVSPAHRGRGILDDLFAAASEWALNQGCRELLLDVHQDNARAQAAYARLGFVPTGGTIDGQNGRELEMARGLAVG
- a CDS encoding methionine ABC transporter ATP-binding protein, coding for MSLIRLSGVSKTFPPPAKDVPPVTAVDDVDLEIAAGEVCGIIGYSGAGKSTVLRLVNALETPTSGVVEIDGRDVTGLRERELRELRSDIGMIFQQFNLFESRTVAKNIAYPLEIAGRSRAEIASRVDELLQFVGLADKARSYPEQLSGGQKQRVGIARALATNPRILLADEATSALDPDTTQEVLGLLQRVNRELGITILVITHEMDVIRTLADRVVVMEAGRIIESGAVFDVLSAPQHGSTRRFVASIIEDVPAGEQLRTLRDRHPGRIVTFTVRDGDVTQADVFAALSAHGVRFELIHGGINDIRGRVFGHLTLSLTGDDAAVTAAITAASAFAPLIEEDVRG
- a CDS encoding isochorismatase family protein encodes the protein MSKALFIVDVQNDFTEGGALAVDGGDAVAQRITRHLEAHAGEYAVIVASRDWHDAEGDNGGHFHPEPDFVDSWPVHCVSGTEGAEYDPGLDTGSVTHHVKKGQGKPAYSLFEGTTDDGVTVSQLLDEHGVVDVDVAGIATDYCVRASALDAIEHGRHVRILTDLVAGVAAETSEAALAELAHAGAELAESGV
- a CDS encoding sugar ABC transporter permease — encoded protein: MSSEISNDTRLKGLRWWSELGWRHVIGLVMIVICVFPLLYALSASFNPAGTLTGSYELFRQLSPENYAELRASPFGLWMRNSLLVSSVTAAGTVLMGAAAAYAFSRFRFSGRRAGLTTLLLLQMFPQMLAFVAIFLVLLAITDVFPALGLNSHLGLVCVYLGGALGVNTFLMYGYFNTIPRELDEAATIDGATHTQIFFRIIMRLVAPILTVVGLLSFIGTYSDFVIARVVLQRSEQFTLAIGLYNWGSDERNAPWGVFAAGAVLAAIPVVVLFLILQRYVVSGLTAGATKG
- a CDS encoding DNA alkylation repair protein, which gives rise to MAEPLTAASVRAALEAEASDEQRVKILGRMTDDATEVIGVRMGTVFDIAKVNERMPLPEVDLLLDSDVYELRMVAVSILDFQARAKGVDRRALYELWMRRLDRIDTWDYIDRSAPRVVGWYLLDKPRDVLFELARSDDRWHRRTAITAAFWIIRAGDLDDPLALCEILADDPEHLVQTNVGVALREIGRVDAARLRAFLDRRGDDLSAHARRTARSALA
- a CDS encoding ABC transporter permease subunit, with amino-acid sequence MDRLIDLLPELWAATAETLYMVTFSLIFGGLGGLVLGVALYATRAGSLFPQRAVFGTLNVVVNTVRPIPFVILLTALQPLARSVGIPGIGTNFGVFVISIASLFAISRIVEQNLLTVRPGVIEAARAAGASRSRILFRLIPRESLGPLILGYTFIVVALVDMTAMAGAVAAGGLGDFAIVYGFKQFNPWVTWSAVIVIIIIVQGVQFLGNALARRVLRR
- a CDS encoding MetQ/NlpA family ABC transporter substrate-binding protein, with protein sequence MSKKFTIAAAAALPLALLLAGCAGAEADSGSIDESGAGEVVRIGVVGAGDPYWETYKEAAAAEGIEVELVDFSEYTQPNPALSADELDLNQFQHVIYLATYNVASSDDLQPIGATAIYPLGLYSTQYGSVEDIPEGSTVAVPNDESNQARGLLVLQSAGLIELKDGGSIFSTVADVEPSSKVKVEALDAALTATSLPDVAAAIINNDFVADAGLTFEDAIAVDDPTDPNALPYINIFAARAEDADNPTYLKLVEIYQNSQDVLDGVQEASGGTAVFVDTPAADLAASLTDVEDDIRANQ
- a CDS encoding EamA family transporter; the encoded protein is MFSASLALLGALVYGAADFFGGLAARRLRSIVVTAVSALSGLLALAVAQPLLGGMWSASDVAWGVLAGGFGVIAVALLYACLAIGPMSILSPLTAVVSAIAPMLWGLLVAGETLSPVAYAGLGVALVAVVLVGFIPGETVVRPTTRGLLMAVGAGLAIGGFLIVVDQTSSDSGLVPLVMSRATTVAVTFVIVALLAILAVRRGQGAASVLTPSGATIGATPTGHADLEHASATAATEGVPSLARAWWLAAVCGVVDAAANALMLVALREGDLSIVSALTALYPAGTILLAAIVLRERVAVVQWVGLALALVAGGMLALG
- a CDS encoding alpha/beta hydrolase gives rise to the protein MKTPRRARRTVAVVAGLLAASVALSGCISAMILDSGAAPTSSPAPDTEGVSAELLPYYEQGLDWTDCGDGLDCTTVTAPLDWADTSKGDIELSIIRSRATGGEPIGSLLTNPGGPGASGVGLIRDSLTYAVGEPLREQFDVIGFDPRGVGESTAVQCYGAADMDAYLFEIPENTRGSDAWTDELDARNTGFAEACEANSDGILPYITTENAARDMDLIRAVLGDRELSYLGYSYGTFLGATYAKLFPDRVGRLVLDGAIDPSIPGLDVGTTQGVGFESALRAYMASCLDGSDCPFRGSVDDAMADLGTLLASVDRDPIRAADGRMLGADALMTAIVAALYSEDSWSYLSMALEGALAGDAETAFLLADFYYNREGGEYLDNSTEAFRAYNCMDYPADATDEEVAAAEALLAAEAPTVAPYWAGPDPCEVWPYPATGIREPIAAEGAAPIVVVGTTNDPATPYEWSVSLAEQLESGVLVTRVGEGHTGYNKGNACVDEAVETYLLEGTVPEDGLRCE
- a CDS encoding MMPL family transporter, which translates into the protein MATSLHPHREPTRWLRIGIPALLVLVWLVVGSIGGPYFGKVDEVSSNDRSSFLPESADATQVNQRLPDFLGDDSIPAVVVVTGEGELTEEQLADVQTLADDIAAVDGVLEGVSPPIVSDDGEAAQIFVPIDASGEVGDVVEEIRTLVSDDLPDGMEGWVTGPAGFTADLVEGFLGIDGLLLAVALIAVFVILVIVYRSPILPILVLLTSVFALCVALLTVWWLAKADIVVLNGQVQGILFILVIGAATDYALLYVARFREAVAEGARRWDATTRAWRGSFEPILASGGTVIAGLLCLLLSDLATNRALGPIASIGIVFSVLSALTFLPALLALIGRAAFWPFIPKQPIASIPDDLTQPVKGLWPRQARFVARHARAVWVVCTVVLLVGAFGITQLKADGVPSSDLVLGASEARDGQDVLAEHFPAGSGSPVYVIVPEEDLAETVDVLDASAGIESVAVASDDSPTGQAAVEVEDGEAVLTAVGPPGTEAPEPTVSEGDVLVIGTLTDAADSVAAEDTVRELRTDLDDALGAGTAIVGGETATDIDSNDTSIRDRTVIIPVILAVILLILMLLLRSILAPVLLIATVILSFATALGVSALVFNEVLGFPGADPAVPLYGFVFLVALGVDYNIFLMSRVREESLVHGTRPGILRGLVATGGVITSAGLVLAATFAALGVIPILFLAQIAFIVAFGVLLDTFVVRSLLVPALSYDIGRAIWWPSKLWRSGPETVERMPQSAVEASAEVALPADTDPELVDGDGHPLTREEYRRTLEP